The following are encoded in a window of Kaistia algarum genomic DNA:
- a CDS encoding DUF1223 domain-containing protein: MRAQRPALVAILVCSSLASGVSAEERSVRAVVELFTSQGCSSCPPADELLEEYSKRPDVIALSYSVDYWDYQGWKDTLADHEFTARQKSYASARGDRQVYTPQVVVNGRAPVVGSNETAVADAIRKSEAPLVPIDVGMSGDAVSVSVGKGEDGAPRKATLWLVLYDSHVRVPVGRGENRNRTLDYYNVVRRMHPIAMWRGEPIKVDLPMGKYHQDDADGCAFLLQEEAPGGGPGPIIGAARVQGAEGRW; this comes from the coding sequence ATGCGTGCCCAGCGGCCGGCTCTTGTCGCTATTCTGGTCTGTTCGAGTCTCGCATCGGGCGTCTCGGCCGAAGAACGCAGCGTGCGCGCGGTGGTGGAGCTCTTCACCAGCCAGGGCTGCTCCTCCTGCCCGCCGGCCGACGAATTGCTCGAGGAATATTCGAAGCGCCCCGACGTCATCGCGCTCTCCTATTCCGTCGATTATTGGGACTACCAGGGCTGGAAGGACACGCTCGCCGATCACGAATTCACGGCGCGCCAGAAATCCTATGCCAGCGCGCGCGGCGACCGTCAGGTCTATACGCCGCAGGTCGTCGTTAACGGGCGCGCGCCGGTTGTCGGCAGTAACGAGACCGCCGTCGCCGACGCCATCCGGAAAAGCGAGGCGCCGCTCGTCCCGATCGACGTCGGCATGTCGGGTGATGCGGTGAGCGTTTCCGTCGGAAAGGGCGAGGACGGGGCACCGCGCAAGGCGACGTTGTGGCTGGTGCTCTATGACAGCCACGTCCGCGTCCCGGTCGGCCGGGGGGAGAACCGCAACCGCACTCTCGATTATTACAATGTCGTCCGCCGCATGCACCCGATCGCCATGTGGCGCGGTGAGCCGATCAAAGTCGACCTGCCGATGGGAAAGTACCACCAGGACGACGCCGACGGCTGCGCGTTCCTGCTCCAGGAGGAGGCGCCCGGCGGCGGACCGGGGCCGATCATCGGCGCGGCACGGGTCCAAGGCGCCGAAGGCCGGTGGTAG
- the acnA gene encoding aconitate hydratase AcnA, translating to MSNEHPDSFKSRKTLEVGAESYVYFSLPDAERNGLPGIGNLPFSLKVLLENLLRNEDGRTVSADDIRAIAEWLVTRKSDREIAYRPARVLMQDFTGVPAVVDLAAMRDAMVNLGGDPKRINPLVPVDLVIDHSVIVNFFGNNAAFGKNVEEEYKQNQERYRFLKWGQSAFNNFRVVPPGTGICHQVNLEYLAQTVWTRTENGETVAYPDTCVGTDSHTTMVNGLGVLGWGVGGIEAEAAMLGQPVSMLIPEVVGFKLTGQLREGITATDLVLTVTQMLRKKGVVGKFVEFFGTGLDHLSLADRATIGNMAPEYGATCGFFPIDGETIAYLDETGRTGDRVALVEAYAKAQGMWRHAGVADPVFTDILELDIGSVLPSLAGPKRPQDRVLLSDAKTGFLAALEGEFKKPGEADKRVAVEGTDYTVGHGDVTIAAITSCTNTSNPSVLIAAGLLARNAVAKGLRSKPWVKTSLAPGSQVVEEYLNAANLQKDLDALGFNLVGFGCTTCIGNSGPLPEPISEAINKGDLVAAAVLSGNRNFEGRVNPDVKANYLASPPLVVAYALAGSLQIDLITEPLGTGSDGQPVYLKDIWPSNQEIAAFIRKNVTKAMFQSKYADVFKGDENWQKIAVPQGETYAWDDRSTYVQNPPYFEGMSRDPEPVTDIITARVMGLFLDSITTDHISPAGSIKEASPAGAYLRDHQVRPADFNQYGTRRGNHQVMMRGTFANIRIKNQMLDGKEGGFTRHWPDGTEMPIYDAAMLYKQEGVPLVVFAGKEYGTGSSRDWAAKGTKLLGIRAVIAQSFERIHRSNLVGMGIVPLVFEEGTSWQTLGLKGDEIVTIRGIAGDLKPRQMLDAEILFADGTTKIVPLLCRIDTLDELDYFENGGILQYVLRNLVA from the coding sequence GTGAGCAACGAGCATCCCGATAGCTTCAAATCCCGCAAGACCCTAGAGGTCGGCGCGGAGAGCTATGTCTATTTCAGCCTGCCGGATGCCGAAAGGAACGGCTTGCCAGGCATCGGCAATTTGCCGTTCTCGCTGAAGGTGCTGCTCGAGAACCTGCTGCGCAACGAGGACGGACGCACGGTCAGCGCTGACGACATCCGCGCCATCGCCGAATGGCTGGTGACACGGAAGAGCGACCGTGAGATCGCCTATCGACCGGCGCGCGTGCTCATGCAGGACTTTACCGGCGTTCCGGCCGTGGTCGACCTCGCCGCGATGCGCGACGCCATGGTCAATCTTGGCGGCGACCCGAAGCGCATCAACCCGCTCGTGCCTGTCGACCTCGTCATCGACCACTCGGTCATCGTCAACTTCTTCGGCAACAACGCCGCCTTCGGCAAGAATGTCGAGGAAGAATACAAGCAGAACCAGGAGCGCTACCGCTTCCTGAAATGGGGCCAGTCGGCCTTCAACAATTTCCGCGTCGTGCCGCCGGGAACCGGCATCTGCCATCAGGTGAACCTCGAATATCTGGCCCAGACTGTCTGGACCAGGACCGAGAACGGCGAGACCGTCGCCTATCCTGACACCTGCGTCGGCACGGACAGCCACACCACGATGGTGAACGGCCTCGGCGTGCTCGGCTGGGGCGTCGGCGGCATCGAGGCGGAGGCGGCCATGCTCGGCCAGCCGGTCTCCATGCTGATCCCTGAAGTGGTCGGCTTCAAGCTCACCGGCCAGCTGCGCGAAGGCATCACCGCGACCGATCTCGTGCTCACCGTCACGCAGATGCTGCGCAAGAAGGGCGTGGTCGGCAAGTTCGTCGAATTCTTCGGCACGGGCCTTGACCATCTTTCGCTCGCCGACCGCGCTACGATCGGCAATATGGCGCCGGAATATGGCGCGACCTGCGGCTTCTTCCCCATCGACGGCGAGACCATCGCCTATCTCGACGAGACCGGCCGCACAGGCGACCGCGTCGCGCTCGTCGAGGCCTATGCCAAGGCGCAGGGCATGTGGCGCCATGCCGGCGTGGCCGATCCGGTGTTCACCGACATACTGGAGCTTGATATCGGCTCCGTGCTGCCCTCGCTTGCCGGACCCAAGCGCCCTCAAGACCGCGTGCTGCTCTCCGACGCCAAGACCGGCTTCCTCGCCGCTCTGGAAGGCGAGTTCAAGAAGCCGGGCGAGGCCGACAAGCGCGTCGCGGTGGAAGGCACCGACTACACGGTCGGCCATGGCGACGTCACGATCGCGGCCATCACGTCCTGCACCAATACATCGAACCCGAGCGTGCTGATCGCCGCGGGCCTGCTCGCTCGCAACGCGGTCGCCAAGGGCCTCAGGAGCAAGCCCTGGGTGAAGACCTCGCTGGCACCCGGATCGCAGGTGGTCGAGGAGTATCTGAACGCGGCGAACCTGCAGAAGGATCTCGACGCGCTCGGCTTCAATCTCGTCGGCTTTGGCTGCACGACCTGCATCGGCAATTCCGGCCCGCTGCCGGAGCCGATCTCCGAGGCGATCAACAAGGGCGACCTCGTCGCGGCGGCCGTGCTTTCGGGCAACCGCAACTTCGAGGGCCGCGTCAATCCGGATGTGAAGGCGAACTACCTCGCCTCGCCGCCGCTGGTCGTCGCTTATGCGCTGGCCGGTTCGCTGCAGATCGACCTGATCACCGAGCCGCTGGGCACCGGATCGGACGGCCAGCCCGTCTATCTGAAGGACATCTGGCCTTCCAACCAGGAGATCGCCGCCTTCATCCGCAAGAACGTCACCAAGGCGATGTTCCAGTCGAAATATGCGGACGTGTTCAAGGGCGACGAGAATTGGCAAAAGATCGCCGTGCCGCAGGGCGAGACCTATGCCTGGGACGATCGCTCGACCTATGTGCAGAACCCGCCCTATTTCGAGGGCATGTCGCGCGATCCCGAGCCGGTCACCGACATCATCACCGCCCGCGTCATGGGCCTCTTCCTCGATTCGATCACGACCGACCACATCTCGCCGGCCGGATCGATCAAGGAAGCCAGCCCTGCCGGCGCCTATCTGCGCGACCATCAGGTCCGGCCCGCCGATTTCAACCAGTACGGCACGCGGCGCGGCAACCATCAGGTGATGATGCGCGGCACCTTCGCCAACATCCGCATCAAGAACCAGATGCTGGACGGCAAGGAAGGCGGCTTCACCAGGCACTGGCCTGACGGCACCGAAATGCCGATCTACGACGCCGCCATGCTCTACAAGCAGGAAGGCGTGCCGCTCGTCGTCTTCGCCGGCAAGGAATACGGCACCGGCTCGTCGCGCGACTGGGCGGCCAAGGGCACCAAGCTGCTGGGCATCCGCGCCGTGATCGCCCAATCCTTCGAGCGCATCCACCGCTCCAACCTCGTCGGCATGGGCATTGTCCCGCTTGTCTTCGAGGAGGGAACCTCGTGGCAGACGCTCGGCCTGAAGGGTGATGAGATCGTGACGATCCGTGGCATCGCCGGAGACCTCAAGCCGCGGCAGATGCTGGACGCCGAGATCCTTTTCGCGGATGGCACGACGAAAATCGTACCCCTGCTCTGCCGCATCGACACGCTGGATGAGCTCGACTACTTCGAGAATGGTGGCATCCTGCAATACGTGCTGCGAAACCTCGTCGCCTGA